The Sulfuricaulis sp. region TCAGATCGTCAACACGACGGCGCTGATTGTCCGCCGCCATTGATTGCAAAACTTCATCCACTTGCGGGATCTGTTCGATATCCCTGGACGGCGACATCAACGCGTCGACCTGTTCAAGCACCTGTTTGGCGTCATGGCCTTCCAGTACTTCCTCGCCCTGTAGTGGTATAGCCTCTTCCTGTTTGCGCGCATAAAACGCCAGCACGGTGAGTGTCAGCACGGCGCTCAAGCCGCTGCCCAGCGCCGCCCACCACGGCACAAATGCCACCGTCCAGATCAACGTGAGGATCATGCCGACGACGGCCCACAGCCACCAACGTGGCCAGGACGCTGTTTTTCCTGAAGTGGGGGATTTGAATGAAAGCGGTCCGATCATGACGCCATCTCGAGAATGGTTTCAAAACCAAGCACGCGCGCGGCTTGCTGTAAAACCGGAGACGGATTTTTCCAGGTGAGCGCAAGGCCACGCTCCCGGGCAGCGCGGGCGAACCCTGCCAGCACTTGCATGGCGGCGGCGTCCAGACGCTCGACACGGCTTCCTTCGAGCACCACCGCGGTAGCCGCCGCCAGCACGGTGTTCAGTTTTTCATGCAACGTGCGGGCATCCCTGATGCCGAGCGCTGCCTCCAGCACCACATGCGTGGTGTCGGCGGTGTGCTCGATATGTATCGGTTCCATGCTGTTTCCCATTACGACCCCTCCTTGTTGGGGTCCTGCTTCCGTACCTGTTCCCAAGGCCCAGAGCTAACCGGGCTCGCTCCTTTATAGTTATAGCAATAGCTATGCCAGTTCCCGCCAGAAAGGGCGGAATTCATAGGAAAACCGCCAGGAATGGCAAAATCGGCCTGGGATGGCCGGAATCAGCTCAGGGTCATTTCAGCGGCGGCGGCCGGGCAGGGGACTAAGCAACTGGGAATACAGGTCTGGAATGCCCTATCAGGGCAGGATTTGCGGGGAACGTCAGTCCCGCCGCTAGCGAGGCATGTTATCGAGGATGGCCTTTTTGACGGCCCCCAACTCGCCCTTGATCTTATGGAGAGGCCTGCTGCTTTGCTTGATGGCGGTATCGGGGTCCTTGAGGCCATGACCGGTCAGGGTACAGACCACCCGGCTACCCTCCGGGATCTTGCCCTGTTTGATGTCGTGCATGGCGCCGGCCAGCGATGTGGCGGAGGCCGGCTCACAGAAAATGCCTTCCTTTTCGGTGAGCAGCTTTTGCGCGGCAAGAATA contains the following coding sequences:
- a CDS encoding STAS domain-containing protein, which encodes MGNSMEPIHIEHTADTTHVVLEAALGIRDARTLHEKLNTVLAAATAVVLEGSRVERLDAAAMQVLAGFARAARERGLALTWKNPSPVLQQAARVLGFETILEMAS